A genomic region of Melopsittacus undulatus isolate bMelUnd1 chromosome 5, bMelUnd1.mat.Z, whole genome shotgun sequence contains the following coding sequences:
- the MAFF gene encoding transcription factor MafF isoform X1 → MNEKNPRGQCEARMAAEGLASKALKVKRELGENTPLLSDEELMGLSVRELNHHLRGLSKEEVARLKQRRRTLKNRGYAASCRVKRVCQKEELQKQKMELEWEVDKLARENAAMRLELDTLRGKYEALQGFARTVAAHGPSAKVATASVITIVKSGANQAAYS, encoded by the exons ATGAATGAAAAGAATCCGCGG GGCCAGTGTGAGGCAAGGATGGCTGCAGAGGGACTCGCCAGCAAGGCCCTAAAG GTGAAgcgggagctgggggagaacACACCGCTGCTGTCAGATGAGGAGCTCATGGGGCTGTCGGTGCGGGAGCTCAACCACCACCTGCGGGGCCTCTCCAAGGAGGAGGTGGCGAGGCTGAAGCAGCGCCGGCGGACACTGAAGAACCGGGGTTACGCCGCCAGCTGCCGGGTGAAGCGTGTGTGTCAGaaggaagagctgcagaagcagaagatgGAGCTGGAGTGGGAGGTGGACAAGCTGGCCAGGGAGAATGCTGCCATGCGTCTGGAGCTCGACACCCTCCGTGGCAAGTACGAGGCCCTGCAGGGCTTTGCCCGCACTGTGGCTGCCCATGGTCCCTCTGCCAAGGTGGCCACCGCCAGTGTCATCACCATCGTCAAGTCTGGTGCCAACCAGGCCGCCTACTCCTAG
- the MAFF gene encoding transcription factor MafF isoform X2, protein MAAEGLASKALKVKRELGENTPLLSDEELMGLSVRELNHHLRGLSKEEVARLKQRRRTLKNRGYAASCRVKRVCQKEELQKQKMELEWEVDKLARENAAMRLELDTLRGKYEALQGFARTVAAHGPSAKVATASVITIVKSGANQAAYS, encoded by the exons ATGGCTGCAGAGGGACTCGCCAGCAAGGCCCTAAAG GTGAAgcgggagctgggggagaacACACCGCTGCTGTCAGATGAGGAGCTCATGGGGCTGTCGGTGCGGGAGCTCAACCACCACCTGCGGGGCCTCTCCAAGGAGGAGGTGGCGAGGCTGAAGCAGCGCCGGCGGACACTGAAGAACCGGGGTTACGCCGCCAGCTGCCGGGTGAAGCGTGTGTGTCAGaaggaagagctgcagaagcagaagatgGAGCTGGAGTGGGAGGTGGACAAGCTGGCCAGGGAGAATGCTGCCATGCGTCTGGAGCTCGACACCCTCCGTGGCAAGTACGAGGCCCTGCAGGGCTTTGCCCGCACTGTGGCTGCCCATGGTCCCTCTGCCAAGGTGGCCACCGCCAGTGTCATCACCATCGTCAAGTCTGGTGCCAACCAGGCCGCCTACTCCTAG
- the TMEM184B gene encoding transmembrane protein 184B, whose translation MIVMTDVTAAPRLGSTATTPAVAPNFSWMPEDGSPTAVEQPVFLMTTAAQAISGFFVWTALLITCHQIYMHLRCYSCPNEQRYIVRILFIVPIYAFDSWLSLLFFTNDQYYVYFGTVRDCYEAFVIYNFLSLCYEYLGGESSIMSEIRGKPIESSCVYGTCCLWGKTYSIGFLRFCKQATLQFCVVKPLMAISTVILQAFGKYQDGDFDVTSGYLYVTIIYNISVSLALYALFLFYFATRELLSPYSPVLKFFMVKSVIFLSFWQGMLLAILEKCGAIPKIHSANVSVGEGTVAAGYQDFIICVEMFFAAIALRHAFTYKVYVDKRLDAQGRCAPMKSISSSLKETMNPHDIVQDAIHNFSPAYQQYTQQSTLEHGPPWRNSSHVISRSHSCSGARDNEKTLLLSSDDEF comes from the exons ATGATAGTGATGACTGACGTCACTGCAGCCCCCAGATTGGGGTCAACTGCCACCACTCCAGCCGTGGCTCCCAACTTCTCCTGGATGCCGGAGGatggcagccccacagctgtgGAGCAGCCAGTATTCCTCATGACCACTGCTGCTCAGGCTATCTCAGGTTTCTTTGTATGGACAGCTTTGCTCATCACCTGCCATCAG ATCTACATGCACCTTCGCTGCTACAGCTGCCCAAATGAACAGCGCTACATTGTTCGGATCCTCTTCATTGTGCCCATTTACGCCTTTGACTCATGGCTCAGTCTCCTGTTCTTCACCAATGACCAGTACTATGTTTACTTCGGCACAGTGCGGGACTGCTATGAAg CCTTTGTAATatacaactttctcagcctctgctATGAGTACTTGGGAGGGGAGAGCTCCATCATGTCTGAGATCAGAGGGAAACCAATTGA GTCCAGCTGTGTATATGGGACTTGCTGCCTGTGGGGAAAGACCTATTCTATTGGATTCCTGAGGTTCTGCAAACAG GCTACCCTGCAGTTCTGTGTGGTGAAGCCCCTCATGGCAATCAGCACAGTCATCCTTCAGGCCTTTGGCAAGTACCAGGATGGTGACTTTGA TGTAACCAGCGGCTACCTCTATGTGACGATCATCTACAACATCTCTGTCAGCCTGGCACTGTATGCCCTCTTCCTTTTCTACTTCGCCACACGTGAACTGCTTAGTCCCTATAGCCCAGTCCTCAAATTCTTCATGGTGAAGTCTGTAATCTTCCTGTCCTTCTGGCAAG GGATGCTGTTGGCCATCTTGGAAAAGTGTGGTGCCATCCCCAAAATCCACTCTGCCAATGTGTCTGTGGGTGAAGGCACAGTAGCTGCTGGATATCAGGACTTCATCATTTGCGTAGAGATGTTCTTTGCAGCCATTGCCCTGCGCCATGCCTTCACGTACAAGGTGTACGTGGACAAGAGACTTGATGCCCAAG GTCGCTGTGCTCCCATGAAGAGCATCTCCAGCAGCCTCAAGGAGACCATGAACCCCCACGACATTGTCCAGGATGCGATCCACAACTTCTCCCCAGCCTACCAGCAGTACACCCAGCAGTCAACACTGGAGCATGGTCCCCCCTGGCGCAATAGCAGCCACGTTATCTCACGTTCCCACAGCTGCTCGGGTGCCCGTGACAACGAGAAGACCCTCTTGCTGAGCTCTGATGATGAATTCTAG